The proteins below are encoded in one region of Rana temporaria chromosome 2, aRanTem1.1, whole genome shotgun sequence:
- the LOC120928447 gene encoding olfactory receptor 52E8-like, translated as MEGLTQNETTISYTEFVLFGFPGVIKYRKLLMIPFMFIYVVILSGNILIIHRVFVEPSLHSPMYFLVNLLFAVNISSTTAVLPKFLLGLSFNSNQITLSGCLSQMFYIYFMAIFESGVILSMALDRFIAICRPLRYNDIMTTGLLVQLALIGVVRSVLLVSPMVVLTSSVRFCRSNVILNFVCENMGLLSLACEDISQQQAVGLMVRILVTVVDVSLLLLSYSTIVYTAMKIAVGKARHKALHTCGAHLTVAMIIYLSALISSVVYRMHTYVSYDIQNLFNALYLMIPASLNPFIYGLGVKEIRRCLTRSWRNKTTIVSSSSMHIRVNKTFVFRVLAKKKEEN; from the coding sequence ATGGAAGGACTGACCCAAAACGAGACCACCATTTCTTACACAGAATTCGTCCTCTTTGGGTTTCCCGGCGTAATAAAATACCGGAAATTATTGATGATTCCATTCATGTTTATCTATGTGGTGATCTTATCTGGAAACATCCTCATCATTCATCGGGTTTTCGTTGAACCGAGCCTCCACTCCCCCATGTACTTCCTCGTGAACCTCCTCTTCGCTGTCAATATCTCCTCCACAACTGCCGTCCTGCCAAAGTTCCTCCTCGGTTTGTCCTTTAATAGTAACCAGATCACGTTGTCCGGTTGTCTCAGCCAAATGTTCTACATATACTTCATGGCCATTTTTGAGTCCGGCGTTATCCTCTCGATGGCCCTGGACAGGTTCATAGCTATCTGTCGACCTTTACGATACAACGATATCATGACCACGGGTTTGCTGGTCCAGTTGGCTCTGATTGGGGTGGTGCGGAGTGTCCTCCTCGTTTCTCCAATGGTGGTACTGACTTCCAGCGTCCGTTTCTGTAGATCCAACGTCATTCTGAACTTTGTCTGTGAGAACATGGGGCTTCTGAGCCTTGCCTGTGAAGATATCTCCCAACAGCAAGCTGTAGGCCTCATGGTTCGGATCCTGGTCACCGTTGTCGATGTCAGTCTTCTTCTGCTGTCCTACTCCACCATTGTCTACACAGCCATGAAGATCGCTGTTGGGAAAGCCCGTCACaaagccttacacacctgtggaGCACATCTCACAGTGGCCATGATTATTTACCTGTCTGCGCTGATATCCTCCGTTGTGTACCGCATGCATACGTACGTTTCCTACGACATTCAGAACCTGTTTAACGCGCTCTATCTCATGATACCGGCTTCTCTCAATCCCTTTATTTATGGGCTGGGGGTGAAAGAGATCAGGAGGTGCCTCACCAGGTCCTGGAGGAACAAGACTACGATTGTCTCATCATCATCCATGCACATTCGGGTCAACAAGACATTCGTTTTCCGagtcttggcaaaaaaaaaagaagagaactgA
- the LOC120928753 gene encoding olfactory receptor 52K1-like, whose amino-acid sequence MYFLMSLLFAINIFATTSVLPKFLLDLSLDMKQISLVGCLVQMSCIYLSGAFESGVILMMALDRFIAIRRPLRYPTIMTKELIVQLILLAVARSMSLVIPTVVLTSRVHFCRSNIILNFVCENMGLLSLACGDISKVHVVGLIVKIFITVVDFNLLLVSYFSILFTAMNLISGKARHKALHTCITHLAVAMLIYSCSLLASVVYRMRTHISYNVLNLINAIYLMLPASTNPFIYGLGVKEIRQCLVKTWKIKNTSHLS is encoded by the coding sequence ATGTACTTCCTCATGTCCCTCCTCTTCGCCATCAATATTTTCGCCACGACGTCCGTCTTGCCAAAGTTCCTTCTGGATTTATCTTTGGACATGAAGCAGATCTCTCTGGTTGGCTGCCTCGTTCAGATGTCTTGCATTTACCTCTCGGGTGCTTTTGAGTCGGGCGTCATCCTGATGATGGCCCTGGACAGGTTTATAGCGATTCGTAGACCTCTACGATACCCCACTATCATGACCAAAGAGTTAATCGTCCAGTTGATTCTCCTTGCCGTAGCACGGAGCATGTCCCTCGTCATTCCAACCGTCGTACTGACTTCCAGGGTCCATTTCTGTAGATCCAACATCATTCTGAATTTTGTTTGTGAGAACATGGGGCTTCTGAGTCTTGCCTGTGGAGACATCTCCAAAGTTCATGTGGTGGGACTCATTGTCAAGATCTTCATTACTGTGGTTgattttaatcttcttctggtttcCTACTTCAGCATTCTCTTTACGGCCATGAACCTTATCTCAGGGAAAGCCCGCCACAAGGCCCTCCATACCTGTATCACCCACCTGGCGGTGGCCATGCTCATCTACAGCTGTTCACTTCTGGCCTCCGTTGTGTACAGGATGCGTACGCACATTTCCTACAATGTTCTGAACCTCATCAATGCCATCTATCTCATGTTGCCGGCCTCCACAAATCCCTTTATTTATGGGCTGGGGGTTAAAGAGATCAGGCAATGCTTGGTTAAAACATGGAAGATCAAAAACACGAGTCACTTGTCATAA